GCGACGGAAGAACATCTCGCCGATCCCGCCCAGCTTGTAGTAGGCCAGTGCCCGGTAGAATCGGTCGTTCTCGAAGGTGTAGCCCGTCGCTTGCTCGTATCGCTCGACGAGTTCCGACCGCGCGTGATAGCCGTCCCGGAGCAGGTATTCGGCGTCGCCGGCGGTGCCGACCTTGGTGGTGTCATCGTCTTCGTCAGGCCAGTACGACAGTAGCCAGCCGAGATCGGTGAACGGATCACCGATCGTCGACATCTCCCAGTCGAGGACGGCGGCGATCTCCGGCGGCGCGTCGGAGCCGAACATCACGTTGTCGAGCTTGTAATCGCCGTGGACGAGCGTGTGTGGGTGGTCCGATGGCACGTTCGCCTGCAGCCACTCGGTTAGCTCGTGGATTTCGGGGATCTCGCGCGCGTCGGCCGTCACCTCGAGCGCCCACTCGTACTGCTGCTCCCACCTGTCGACCTGACGCTGCGTGAACCCGTCCGGATGGCCGAACTCCTCGAGGCCGACTGCCTCGTAGTCCACGTTGTGAATCGCACCGAGCGTGTCGATCATCTCGGTCCCCATCTGCGTTCGATCCGAGGGGGTTCCGAACTGCTCGGGTTCGCTGTCGCGGATGACGATTCCGTCTAACTGTTCCATCACGTAGAAATCCGAGCCGATAATGTCGTGGTCCTCGGTCGCGACGACCGTCGTCGGAACCGGAACCTCGGTGTCCTGAAGCGCTTCGAGGACGGTGTACTCTCGGATGACGTCGTGTGCCGTATCGGCTGTTTCGCCCGGCGGGGGGCGGCGGATGACGAGGTCCTGATCGCCCCACGTGACGAACAGCGTTTCGTTGGAATGACCGCCCGAGTGGCGGTCGACCTCGAAGACGTCTGTCGAGCCGAGATGGGCGGTCAGAAACGCCTCGAGGGCGTCGAGATCGACGAGTCGGTCGAAGTAGTTCGTGCGTTCTTCTGCCATACTCCGTACCCTCGGTTTTCACAGCCACCATTAAAACTGCTCCCCTCCGGCTACGGTGGGAAGCGGGCGAACGCGTTCCCATGGAACGGCGAACGTCTACGGAGGTAATTTTTTGATGACGTGTGAGTAATCGTACTGCTATGGATATCAGTCCATCAACGGAGCTGCAGTCGTATCTGGATGACCTCGACGAATTCATCGAGAACGAAATCAAGCCGCTCGAGGAGGAACACATCGAATACTTCGACAAACGCCGCGAACACGCACGGACCGACTGGGACTCAGGCGGCGAACCCGACGAGGAGTGGCTAGAACTCCTCCAAGAGATGCGAGAGCGCGCCGACGAGGCAGGGTTCTTCCGGTTCGCGCTCCCCGAGGAGGTCGGCGGCGACGAGGGATCGAACTTCGCGATGGCGGTGATTCGCGAGCACCTGGCGAACAAGGGACTCGGGCTACACAACGTCCTCCAGAACGAGGCGTCGGTCGTCGGCAACACCGTCTTCCCCCAGATTCTGCTCCGGTTCGGAACCGACGAACAGCAGGAGATGATCGAAGACGTCATCACCGGCGAGACGGGCGTCGCCTTCGGGCTCACCGAACCCGACCACGGCAGCGATGCGACGTGGATGGATACGACCGCCGAAAGGGACGGCGACGAGTGGATCATCAACGGTGCCAAACGATGGAACAGCGGTATGCACGCCGCAGAGTACGACCTCGTGTTCGCCCGGACCAGCGGCGAGGACGGTGATGCCGACGGCATCACGGCGTTCCTGGTACCGACGGACACCGACGGCTTCGAGGTCGACTACTTCTGGTGGACGTTCAACATGCCGACCGACCACGCCGAGGTGTCGATCGACGACGTTCGCGTGCCGGATTCGGCAATCCTCGGCGAGGAGGGACAGGGACTGCACATCGCTCAGTTCTTCGTCCACGAGAATCGCATCCGACAGGCCGCGGCGAGTCTCGGTGCCGCGCAGTTCTGTATCGACGAGGCCGTCGACTACGCGAACGAACGGGAGACGTGGGGCAAGCCCATCTCGAGGCGACAGGCCATCCAGTTCCCGCTCGCGGAACTACATACGGAAGCGGAGATGCTCCGGAACACGATCCGCAAGACGGCCCGTCTGCTGGACGACGAGGGCGAAATGGTGACCGAATCGGAGTCGTCGATCAGCCAACTCGTCGCGATGTGCAATTACAAGGCGAACGACCTCGTCTGTCGGGCGGCAGACCGCGCGATGCAGGTTCACGGTGGCGTCGGGTACAGCCGGCATAAGCCGTTCGAGCACATCTACCGCCACCACCGCCGGTACCGCATCACGGAAGGCTCCGAAGAAATTCAGAAGCGCCGCGTCGCGGGCCACCTGTTCGATTTCATCTGAATAGCGCGATACTTGATCGAGCGCCTGCTCGGAAAAAGACCGCTCAGGTGAGGTCTGATTTGAGCACCTTTCCGGTCGGATTTCGCGGCAGTTCCGATCGGAACTCGACCTCTCGAGGCTTCTTGTAGCCGGCGACCCGTTCCTCGACGTGAGACGCGATATCGTCGGCCTCGAGGTCGGTCGCGTCGTCTTCCGGGACGACGACGGCTTTGACACGTTCGCCCCACCTCTCGTCGGGAACGCCGACGACGGCGACCTCGTTGACGGCCGGGTGTTCGTGGATCACTTCCTCGACTTCGGCCGGGTGGACGTTCTCGCCGCCCGAGACGATCATGTCGTCGGCGCGGCCGACGAAGTAGACGAACCCCTCTTCGTCCCGTTTGATGAGGTCGTCGGAAACGAACCAGCCGTCCTCGTCGTACACGTCGTCGGTCTTCTCGGGCATGTTGTGGTAGCCGTCGAACACCGACGGTCCCTTGTACGCCGCGCGGCCGATCTCGCCGCGGGGGAGCCGGTTCCCGGCATCGTCGACGACTTTCATCTCGAGGTTCAGCGACGGCCGGCCGACGCTGTCGGCCTTCTCGAGCGTTCGTTCGGGCGGCAACCGGGTCGCCATCGCCTCCGTCTGACCGAAGCTCTCGACGAGGTCGGTGTCGAACGTTTCGATGATTTCGCGTTTGAGGTCCGCACTCGAGGGCGCGGCGCCCGTGCCGTAGCTCTCGAACGCTGAGAGGTCGTAGTCCGCGACGTCGTCTACCGACAGGAGCATCCGGCTCTGGGTCGGGACGAAGTACGAGGAATTGATCGACTCCTCCTCGAGGAGGGTCAACACGCGCTCCGGATCGAACCCGTCGGTGACGATCGTCGTTCCGCCGACGTAGAGGTTCGTGATGAAGGGAACGAACGCGCCGACGTGAAACAACGGCGTGACGATCAGGTGACGGTTACCCGGCTCGAGGTAGTCGCCCTCGTAGACGCCGTCCGCCGCGAGCGTCAGCAAGTTGTCGTGGGTGAATCGACACCCCTTCGGTCGCCCGGTAGTCCCGCTCGTGTACATCAGCGCCGCCTGATCCTGACGGTCGGGAACGACGTCGACGGCGTCGGCCGACGCGTTCTCGAGGAACGCCTCGTAGGAGCTAGCGAACGCCGGGGGATCCTCGTCCACGGAGAGGAACGTCTCGACGGGAACGATGGGGTCGTCGTGGATGTCGCCGATCGTGTCCGCACCGAAAGCGTCGAGTATCGCGACCTCGGGTCCGCTGTCGTCGAGAACGTAGCTCACCTCTTGGCCTTTGAACCGATGGTTCACCGGCACCGGACGCGCGCCGATCAGCATCGCGCCGACGAAACACTCGAGCGTTTCGACGTTGTTCTTCATATACAACGCGACGGTGTCACCGGCACGGACACCCAGGTCGGCGAGCCCGTTCGCGACCCGAGTAACCCGTGACTCGAATTCGGTGTACGTGTACGCTCCGACTCGGCGTCCGTCAGAACGGTGAACGGCGGCTTCTTGGTCCGGATATTTCCGTGCGTTTCGCTGTACCAGATGACCGACGGTCAGCCCACTCATATGACGATTGTTGACACCCCTCGAGATAGGTGTTACGCCGCGCTCGGTGCGGGGGAGCCCACACTCACCGAGGGATCGACACGCCGCTTATCGATGCGGGTATCGCGAGAAGACGTGGTGGGACCGGTTCGGATTCAGGTACGATCGGCTTCGATCAGATCGAGCATGTCCTCGATCAATCCGGGAACGATGTACTGGAACCAGGCGCTTCGGACATCGTCGCTCTCGCCGGTGTGGAATCGGTACGCGCCGCCGATACCGCTGTTCATCATCCGGAACGCACCGAAGACCCGCCAGTACCGCAGACGATCCGGGTCGATCGTCCGTCCAGTTCGCTTCTCGTACTCGTCGTAGAACCACTCGCGGTCGACGACCGCACCGGCCAAGTTCGGTCGTTCGGTGGGCTCGACGAGTTTCCCGGCGAAGTACCGCAGCGAGGAGTACGCCACGTCGAACATCGGATCGCCGATCGCCGACATCTCCCAGTCGAGCACGGCCGAGACCGACTCGTCGTGGAGTAGCATGTTTCCGATCCGGAGGTCGCCGTGGACGAGCGTCGTTTCGGGCACCTCCGGCTTGTTCGCCTCGAGCCAGTCGATGATCTCGTTGACGGCCGGCTCGTCGACGAGTTTCGTCGCCTCGTAACTGCGTCGCTGCAATTCGAGCGTATCGTCGACGAACGCCTGGGGATCTTTCGTCTCGAGACAGGGGACGTCGTCGCCGTCGAGTTCGTGGATGTTCGCGATGACGTCGACGAGTTGGTTCGGAAGAGGCTTTCCGTCGCGGTCCCAGGAGTCGTACAGCGAGTTTCGATCGCGCGGATCCCAGGTCACTGGTGCCGTTCCCGGCCGGTGGCTGACCAGGAAGAACGGCCCGCCGAGCACCGACTGGTCCGCTTCGAACCAGTAGGGTTCCGGAACGGGAACGTCGACGTCCGCTTCGTACACCGACCGCATGGTCTCGAACTCGGTCTGGATCTCGTTGCGGTAATCGAACTGTCGCTCCTCGCCGTGGCCTGGGTCGACGCGTGCGACGAGCCGTTCGGACCGCTCGGTACCGCCATCAGTCCAGGTGGTCGTAAACGACATCGTCTGCCTGGACCACCCTTCCGTGTGGCGCTCGAGGTCAGTTACCGTAACGTCGCTATCCGCCAATCGGCCGGAGAGGTATGGCTCGAGTTCGCCCGTGATATCGTCCACCTCGAGTGTCATGCCGAATCACGTCCGAGCATTTCGAGTTGTCCCTCGACGCGTACTCGAAGGAAGTCGTAGAGCGGATCCCGTGCCGCCCTGGCGGCCGCGCCGTCGAGTTCCGCATTGATCTCGTCGAGAACGTCGTTACACGCCGAGACGAGTACGGGCTCCAGTTCGTCCCCGTCGGACCCCGAGGCGTCTTCGACGCGTTCTCGCGCGTCTGCGGCCGCTTCTGTGACGGCCGTCGACTCGCAGTCGCGCTCGACGGCTTCGAGCGCCTCGAGCAACGAGTCTCGCTGTCGTCGCGTGAGCTCACGTTGCTGACGCAACTGGTCGGCGAGATACCGCATCGTACTCGACATCGATCCCACCTGCCCGTCGACGAACTCGTCGTCGATCTCCGCCCTAACGTCGTCCTGCAGGAACGACGCGAACTGCTCGATCACCTGCGCAGGTTGTAGGTGTGGCATTCTCTCCCAATAATCGATTGGCACGCAAAAAGATGTTTCGCTCGGCCTACCGTTCGAACGCGATCTCATATTTTATTACTACTATTTATAAGTTATATTAATTAATAAGATTATTGGTGTTCGATAGCGGATAGTGATTTGAATAAGTGCATTAAAATAGATGAATGGTGAGGACTGGAAACATGGTAGAGGATACCAATAATCAGCCAACGCGTCGCCGAGTCCTACAGACGGGCAGCGTCGTCGCAGGAATCGGCATCGCTGGGTGTATGGGAGGCAGCGATGATAGTCTCAGCTACATCAGCCGTGGTGGAGTCACACAGGAAGCGGAGCGGAAGATTATGGAAGAGTGGTCCGAGGAGAGCGGG
This sequence is a window from Natrinema amylolyticum. Protein-coding genes within it:
- a CDS encoding phosphotransferase family protein, with the protein product MAEERTNYFDRLVDLDALEAFLTAHLGSTDVFEVDRHSGGHSNETLFVTWGDQDLVIRRPPPGETADTAHDVIREYTVLEALQDTEVPVPTTVVATEDHDIIGSDFYVMEQLDGIVIRDSEPEQFGTPSDRTQMGTEMIDTLGAIHNVDYEAVGLEEFGHPDGFTQRQVDRWEQQYEWALEVTADAREIPEIHELTEWLQANVPSDHPHTLVHGDYKLDNVMFGSDAPPEIAAVLDWEMSTIGDPFTDLGWLLSYWPDEDDDTTKVGTAGDAEYLLRDGYHARSELVERYEQATGYTFENDRFYRALAYYKLGGIGEMFFRRHLEGNADNDHYPIMEERVPELARQALRIIDGAN
- a CDS encoding acyl-CoA dehydrogenase family protein, whose translation is MDISPSTELQSYLDDLDEFIENEIKPLEEEHIEYFDKRREHARTDWDSGGEPDEEWLELLQEMRERADEAGFFRFALPEEVGGDEGSNFAMAVIREHLANKGLGLHNVLQNEASVVGNTVFPQILLRFGTDEQQEMIEDVITGETGVAFGLTEPDHGSDATWMDTTAERDGDEWIINGAKRWNSGMHAAEYDLVFARTSGEDGDADGITAFLVPTDTDGFEVDYFWWTFNMPTDHAEVSIDDVRVPDSAILGEEGQGLHIAQFFVHENRIRQAAASLGAAQFCIDEAVDYANERETWGKPISRRQAIQFPLAELHTEAEMLRNTIRKTARLLDDEGEMVTESESSISQLVAMCNYKANDLVCRAADRAMQVHGGVGYSRHKPFEHIYRHHRRYRITEGSEEIQKRRVAGHLFDFI
- a CDS encoding class I adenylate-forming enzyme family protein; this encodes MSGLTVGHLVQRNARKYPDQEAAVHRSDGRRVGAYTYTEFESRVTRVANGLADLGVRAGDTVALYMKNNVETLECFVGAMLIGARPVPVNHRFKGQEVSYVLDDSGPEVAILDAFGADTIGDIHDDPIVPVETFLSVDEDPPAFASSYEAFLENASADAVDVVPDRQDQAALMYTSGTTGRPKGCRFTHDNLLTLAADGVYEGDYLEPGNRHLIVTPLFHVGAFVPFITNLYVGGTTIVTDGFDPERVLTLLEEESINSSYFVPTQSRMLLSVDDVADYDLSAFESYGTGAAPSSADLKREIIETFDTDLVESFGQTEAMATRLPPERTLEKADSVGRPSLNLEMKVVDDAGNRLPRGEIGRAAYKGPSVFDGYHNMPEKTDDVYDEDGWFVSDDLIKRDEEGFVYFVGRADDMIVSGGENVHPAEVEEVIHEHPAVNEVAVVGVPDERWGERVKAVVVPEDDATDLEADDIASHVEERVAGYKKPREVEFRSELPRNPTGKVLKSDLT
- a CDS encoding phosphotransferase family protein, whose protein sequence is MTLEVDDITGELEPYLSGRLADSDVTVTDLERHTEGWSRQTMSFTTTWTDGGTERSERLVARVDPGHGEERQFDYRNEIQTEFETMRSVYEADVDVPVPEPYWFEADQSVLGGPFFLVSHRPGTAPVTWDPRDRNSLYDSWDRDGKPLPNQLVDVIANIHELDGDDVPCLETKDPQAFVDDTLELQRRSYEATKLVDEPAVNEIIDWLEANKPEVPETTLVHGDLRIGNMLLHDESVSAVLDWEMSAIGDPMFDVAYSSLRYFAGKLVEPTERPNLAGAVVDREWFYDEYEKRTGRTIDPDRLRYWRVFGAFRMMNSGIGGAYRFHTGESDDVRSAWFQYIVPGLIEDMLDLIEADRT